The DNA window GAGTCCATTTTATTTCTGTTCATATCCCATGCCCACCATAAATTTagtattttaatttgttaacatctataaaataaaaaatgtaattttGTAAGCAAAATTTTAGTGCTATTAAGATatcataatattatttattaaaattaagCAGAAGATTATACACCTCAAACCTATGATATTTTTGCACTATTCAATCCGACAAAAAGCAAAAGCTGCTTACAACTTTACTCAAGCACTCTTATACtttcttaaaaacaaaaaaaaaaacaaaattgaaacctCATTTCTTTTTcagaatttgaaaatttttaaaaaattatttcaaatttccaCGTAGCACCCGGACTGCACGAAACCATAGAACCCCTCGGGCGTttccattttcatcaatttaccATTCTGCCCTTCGACCAAAAATTCCTCCTGCGACGCGCCCTGGTAAGCCGACCCGGCTAGGAAGGTCCATTTCCCCAACCCGAGCGCGCAAGGCCCGACCCGAACTCTCGGGTCGCAATCACCCCAACAGAAGAACTTCCCGTCTTTCCCAACCCCGACGCACGACCTCGGGCACTGACCAGCACGCCACGCGTCCTCCTCCAGCCTCCACCGACCGGGCCCTGTTTCATAGACCTCCGCGCTCCCCACGAACCTCCCTTGCATGTCCGTCGCGTACCCGCTTACGACCCAAAACTCCGACCCGGATACGAACCCTTCGCACTCGTCTCGCCCCCGACTCATCTCAGGCAACTCGCTCCACTCGTTCTCCCTCACGTCGTACACCCTCGCTGACTTCATCGCGTTCTTGTTCTCGTCGTGGCCGCCGGCGATGTACACCCGCCCGTCGAGCTCCCCGGCGGCGAAAAACGACCGGGTCTCCGGCATGTCCTTCCCCCGAGCCCACCGCTGCGTCGTGAACTCGTACACGAAGACGTCTCGCACCGGCTGGTAATTCGCCGGGTCCCACCCGCCCATCACCACCAGCTTGCCCTCCGAGCTCGTCACCTGACAGAACATCGGAAGCCCGTGCGGGTACTTCGGAACCGGGTCAATCCGGTCCCAATTCCCACTCACGGAGTCAAAAATTGAGACCCCGTAACCGGGCGGTTTTGCCGGTTTGACCTCGTCCGATCCTGACGGAACCGGAAGCGCCTGAACCAAACAAGCCGCCTTGTGGGTCAGCCCTGATTCCTTCCGGTGGTTGTAAAATTCCCGGCTTTGGAGAAGGTCCTGCCAGCGGCGGCAGACTCGGGAGGCGACTCGGTGAGTCGAGTAGTGCAGACGGGTGAGGCACTCGTAGCCGAGTTCCTCCGGCAGACCGGGTATTAACTCGGTTAGTAACTCGGCCATTTGCTTATGGCAATTTggaaatttatattttaattgggGACAAAATTGGAATGAAAGAAGTAATTGTGTAGAAGAAAACGGAAGAGATCGGGTAGGATAGTGGTGTGCGTGGGGATTCAGTTGGAGTTGGGTATTTATAAGCAAACACCACACTCATAAATGGAGGCTGGTCCTGGCGCGGCGGTTGTAATCAACGGCTGCCACGCGCCGCACATAGATTGGAAATTACCATATTTTGTAGGGTTTTACAGTTTACCccattttatataaataaataaataatctaaCAAATCTTGAACCAAATTATAGAATTTGTTGTCGCTTTGTACTGCGGTCTGAGTGATATTCTCTTCTCTGGTTAGTGAAAAATCTTAGGTTTTATTCTAGTCAAGaaagaatttaaaccacatt is part of the Malus domestica chromosome 12, GDT2T_hap1 genome and encodes:
- the LOC103409567 gene encoding F-box/kelch-repeat protein At2g44130-like produces the protein MAELLTELIPGLPEELGYECLTRLHYSTHRVASRVCRRWQDLLQSREFYNHRKESGLTHKAACLVQALPVPSGSDEVKPAKPPGYGVSIFDSVSGNWDRIDPVPKYPHGLPMFCQVTSSEGKLVVMGGWDPANYQPVRDVFVYEFTTQRWARGKDMPETRSFFAAGELDGRVYIAGGHDENKNAMKSARVYDVRENEWSELPEMSRGRDECEGFVSGSEFWVVSGYATDMQGRFVGSAEVYETGPGRWRLEEDAWRAGQCPRSCVGVGKDGKFFCWGDCDPRVRVGPCALGLGKWTFLAGSAYQGASQEEFLVEGQNGKLMKMETPEGFYGFVQSGCYVEI